One region of Streptomyces sp. NBC_00442 genomic DNA includes:
- the obgE gene encoding GTPase ObgE, which translates to MTTFVDRVELHVAAGNGGHGCASVHREKFKPLGGPDGGNGGRGGDVTLVVDQSVTTLLDYHHSPHRKATNGQPGAGDNRSGKDGQDLVLPVPDGTVVLDKQGNVLADLVGEGTTYVAGQGGRGGLGNAALASARRKAPGFALLGVPGESGDIVLELKTVADVALVGYPSAGKSSLISVLSAAKPKIADYPFTTLVPNLGVVTAGSTVYTIADVPGLIPGASQGKGLGLEFLRHVERCSVLVHVLDTATLESDRDPVSDLDIIEEELKQYGGLDDRPRIVVLNKIDIPDGQELADMIRPELEERGYQVFEASAVARTGLKELSFALAGIVAQARAAKPKEEATRIVIRPKAVDDAGFTVTFDQVNEVYRVRGEKPERWIRQTDFNNDEAVGYLADRLNRLGVEDALMKAGARTGDGVAIGPEENAVVFDWEPTMMAGAEMLGRRGEDHRLEAPRPAAQRRRDRDAERDEADQEFKEFGPF; encoded by the coding sequence ATGACCACCTTCGTGGACCGCGTCGAGCTGCACGTCGCCGCGGGTAACGGAGGCCACGGCTGTGCCTCCGTCCACCGTGAGAAGTTCAAGCCGCTCGGCGGCCCTGACGGCGGCAACGGCGGCCGTGGCGGCGACGTCACCCTGGTCGTCGACCAGTCCGTGACGACGCTCCTCGACTACCACCACTCGCCGCACCGCAAGGCCACCAACGGCCAGCCCGGTGCCGGCGACAACCGCTCCGGCAAGGACGGACAGGACCTGGTCCTGCCCGTGCCCGACGGCACCGTCGTCCTCGACAAGCAGGGCAACGTGCTGGCCGACCTGGTCGGCGAGGGCACCACGTACGTCGCGGGCCAGGGCGGCCGCGGCGGCCTCGGCAACGCGGCGCTCGCCTCCGCCCGCCGCAAGGCCCCCGGGTTCGCGCTGCTCGGCGTGCCGGGCGAGTCCGGGGACATCGTCCTCGAACTCAAGACCGTCGCCGACGTGGCACTCGTGGGTTACCCGAGCGCCGGCAAGTCCTCGCTGATCTCCGTGCTCTCGGCCGCCAAGCCGAAGATCGCGGACTACCCCTTCACCACCCTGGTCCCGAACCTCGGTGTGGTGACGGCCGGCTCGACCGTCTACACCATCGCCGACGTTCCCGGGCTGATCCCCGGCGCCAGCCAGGGCAAGGGTCTCGGCCTGGAGTTCCTGCGGCACGTCGAGCGCTGCTCGGTGCTCGTGCACGTCCTGGACACCGCGACCCTCGAATCCGACCGCGATCCGGTCTCCGACCTCGACATCATCGAGGAGGAGCTCAAGCAGTACGGCGGGCTCGACGACCGGCCGCGCATCGTAGTCCTCAACAAGATCGACATCCCGGACGGACAGGAGCTCGCGGACATGATCCGGCCGGAGCTCGAAGAGCGCGGCTACCAGGTCTTCGAGGCCTCCGCCGTCGCCCGTACGGGCCTAAAGGAACTGTCCTTCGCGCTCGCCGGGATCGTGGCGCAGGCGCGGGCCGCCAAGCCCAAGGAGGAGGCGACCCGCATCGTCATCCGGCCGAAGGCCGTCGACGACGCGGGCTTCACCGTCACCTTCGATCAGGTGAACGAGGTCTACCGGGTGCGCGGCGAGAAGCCGGAGCGCTGGATCCGCCAGACCGACTTCAACAACGACGAGGCCGTGGGCTACCTGGCCGACCGCCTCAACCGCCTCGGCGTCGAGGACGCCCTCATGAAGGCCGGTGCCCGTACGGGTGACGGCGTGGCGATCGGGCCCGAGGAGAACGCGGTCGTCTTCGACTGGGAGCCGACGATGATGGCGGGCGCCGAGATGCTGGGCCGCCGTGGCGAGGACCACCGCCTGGAGGCCCCGCGACCGGCCGCGCAGCGTCGCCGGGACCGGGACGCGGAGCGGGACGAGGCGGACCAGGAATTCAAGGAGTTCGGGCCGTTCTGA